The window AATCGATGCTAACGGTGATGTGTTGTATCACGGTGGCGACAAAGCGATTATGCAGAATGTGGCGAGTGACCGTGAGATGACAACTTATTTCACCGGTGCGCAAGTGTTTGATACGGACAGTAACGGGGTTGTCAATATTTTCAAAGCGCTGAATACGGGTATTGAGTCACTGAAAAAACCACTGCAAGGCGCACCTCAAGCAGATTTAGACCAAGCGCAATCTGAGTTAGGTGAAGCGAACCGTGCCATTAAATCCGCATTAGATCAAATTTCCAATATTGAAGCTAAGCAAGGCTTACAATTACAAGAAATTGATAAATTGAATTTTTTAGCTGACACGCGCTCAATTCAAAACGCAGCCCGTAAAAGTGAGTTGTTAGAAACTAACTGGACTGGCACCACCACAGATTATTATAAAGAAAAAGCGATGTTTGAAGCTTCACAAAGTATTTTTAAAGACTTAAATAGCATGTCACTTTTCGGTAGCCGTTAATTATTTAATATTATTTTTACTCACCGCGCTGTGGAGTGATCCAAGCGCGGTTTTTTTGTTTGGTTTTTTTAGTCACTACTTCAAAGTTTGAGTTCACTATTTGTGTTTTTCATATTGCATAAATTTGCGTTTGTTTTACCCTAATTTGACCTTTTATTTTTACTCTTTAAAAATCCATTGACTAAACAATAAGTTGCAACCAGTACTGAAAATAAAGCTATTTTTCATTTTTTAAAGTTAGCACGTTGTTTTTATTTGTTTTAATCTACAAAAGTTATAGTTCACTGCCACACAGGCAGCTTAGAAATCAGCTGACGAGTCGGGCAACTACCAGAGCAAGTTCACTGCCACACAGGCAGCTTAGAAATCAGCAGTAAAGACAATGCCTTTGGATGCTTTGTTCACTGCCACACAGGCAGCTTAGAAAGTCAGATGTAGATACCATCTCTAGAAGCGAACTCAAAATTAATGAAGGTTAATTTTGGCTGATATCTTATTTGATTTTTTATACCCCCCAAACAGATTTGAATCAGCTTTTGCGTTGTAGTCCATAATGCTGCTCGAGTCTCAGATTTAAAAAATTCTATTGGTATTGCTAATTGTTCATTGTATTGACTGTATTTTGGCATAAAAAGCGCGGTAGTAATTGGTTGTCCAACTATTGGGGGGCACTTCGCTTTTAAATTTTCCTTAGGGTTTTCTTTTTGTAACAAAGCTAAACTAGATATCTAATTTCACTTGAACATCAATATGTATTTTGAAATAGATGATAATCCACCATAACGGTAGCTTTTTGCTGTTAGATGACTTTACTATTTGATAGTATGAATTCCCTAATGTTTCACAATGGTTAAGTAGTAGCCTATGATTTTTTAAGTACTGATAGAAAAGTGAAAGAGTTAGGCATGCAACTTGAAAGTCGTAGCCAGTATCGATTTAGTCATAGCCATTAGCGTGTAAGCACCATATTTTCTAGGCTATAATTCATTAAGTATAGCAGTTTAAACCTCACATATGTAGGTATACAAATGATTGTTTTTATTATCAATCTGAAAGAAAGTTCTGAACGTCGAATGAAAATACAAATTCAGCTCGATAAAACTAAATTGAAATATGAATTTATCAATGCGATAAACGGGAAAGATCTATCAGACACTGAGCTTAAAGAGATTACTTATGACTATCCAAATTGTATGCTTTCAAAAGGTGAAATTGGATGTGTTTTAAGCCATTTGTCAATTTATAAAAAAATGGCAGATGAAAACATTGAGCAGGCATTAGTACTAGAAGATGATGCCACACTACCTCATAACATCGAATATGTAGTATCTAAAATAAAAAAAATAGATAAATTAACTAAGCCAAACATTTATTTATTATCATGCGTTGATAGTTACATAAAAAATCAAAAACTAGATAACAATATTTTCAAAGTTTATCAAGCTATTCGCTCTCATGCATACATTATCAACAAAAAAGCAGCTAAAAGACTCATATCATTCCAAACCCCAATTAAGTACGAAGCTGATATGTGGTGGTATTTTAGATATTTCAACTGTGCTAATATATATTGTTTTATACCGTCAGTCATACCTTATGATGATGAAACTAAAAGTATTTCTTTAATTGAGCAAGAGCGCCTACCATTAATAGAATCGAGAGAAAAATACAGAAGTCGACTTCGGAAAAAAATAAGAAATTATCAATATTATAGATTGAAAGATCTATTTTTAAAGAAAGTACTTCTAAAAATTGAATATTGTAAAAAATAACACTGGACGGGGCCTATAAACATAAAAACGCACAAGTTAGAATACTGATAGGGATGTAGAACGGGTCTACTTATTTCTTGATATTGCAGAGTACATGTACGTAAGACTTGGAGAACATTAAGAAAAATGGGGGGTAATGATCTTGTGTCAGTAAAAAAACTTGATATGATAATAAGCCGATTGTTACAACGGCTCTATTTTATGGGGTTAATTAGCAGTATTAATTTAAATCTTTACGCATAGCATTAATTAAGCGATTAACATCAAATTTACTCATAGGATCACCTATCGCAAGACCAAGATTATCACTAGTCGTTAGTTGAATTGCATTCGGGCTATTAGCACCAAAAATAATATTACAATTCTGATTTAAAACATTACGCTTATTATTATAGACACAATATTGTTTTATATTAAAAGCACTTGCTAAGTGAACAATCGCGGTATCTACAGAAACAACCACATCAGCATTTTCAACTAGTGCGAAAGAGTTTCCTGCATCACTATATGGATTTAACACCACATTTTCTAATGATTCACAGTTAATATTATGACCTAAATTAAAAACAACTGTTTTATAATTGTTTAGAGAGTTTAGATACTCGATTATT is drawn from Providencia huaxiensis and contains these coding sequences:
- the flgL gene encoding flagellar hook-associated protein FlgL — translated: MRLSTNMIYHQRLQDMNSAQARWMDAGSQLASGKRVSKPSDDPQASSQAVRINQSENRNQQYVASRGFAKTGMTLQMSILTQMTDVTTQIDTTIIQASNQGSLSDKDRNTLAEQLTGLKEQLVALGNSTDGNGRYIFAGFKSDKPPFEIDANGDVLYHGGDKAIMQNVASDREMTTYFTGAQVFDTDSNGVVNIFKALNTGIESLKKPLQGAPQADLDQAQSELGEANRAIKSALDQISNIEAKQGLQLQEIDKLNFLADTRSIQNAARKSELLETNWTGTTTDYYKEKAMFEASQSIFKDLNSMSLFGSR
- a CDS encoding glycosyltransferase family 25 protein is translated as MIVFIINLKESSERRMKIQIQLDKTKLKYEFINAINGKDLSDTELKEITYDYPNCMLSKGEIGCVLSHLSIYKKMADENIEQALVLEDDATLPHNIEYVVSKIKKIDKLTKPNIYLLSCVDSYIKNQKLDNNIFKVYQAIRSHAYIINKKAAKRLISFQTPIKYEADMWWYFRYFNCANIYCFIPSVIPYDDETKSISLIEQERLPLIESREKYRSRLRKKIRNYQYYRLKDLFLKKVLLKIEYCKK